Proteins from a genomic interval of Oleidesulfovibrio alaskensis DSM 16109:
- the hisS gene encoding histidine--tRNA ligase, translated as MSNVKKIKGFADLFSPESDVFTFMENTARDVFSSYGYGELRTPILERTELFCRSIGTETDVVQKEMYTFPDRKNRSLTMRPEATAGVMRAYIEGSLHSQEQVSKLFTFGPMFRYERPQKGRMRQFHQINCECLGPQEPYADAEIILMLLMFLKRIGLSGLELQINSLGCRECRPQYHAALRAFLASLDTAELCEDCRRRMETNPLRVLDCKVPRCKELTADAPVILDHTCDACSEHHSVVLGMLERAGVVYTANPRLVRGLDYYNRTTFEVVCGEIGAQSSVAGGGRYDGLVSQLGGPDVPGIGFACGMERLALALEQKAQREVPRPDFLVAVLEQDGLERGMMLAEALRESGLKGEVSFAARSMKSQMRQAGKRNVRKVLLLGGSEIADGTVTVKDMDTGGQTTISLDAAPGAVAD; from the coding sequence ATGAGTAATGTAAAGAAAATAAAGGGTTTTGCAGACCTTTTTTCACCGGAAAGCGACGTGTTCACCTTTATGGAGAATACGGCACGCGATGTGTTTTCATCCTATGGCTACGGAGAGTTGCGCACGCCTATTCTTGAGCGCACGGAACTGTTCTGCCGTTCCATAGGCACGGAAACCGACGTGGTGCAGAAGGAAATGTATACGTTTCCTGACCGGAAAAACCGGTCTCTGACCATGCGGCCGGAAGCGACAGCCGGAGTGATGCGGGCTTATATCGAAGGTTCGCTGCATAGTCAGGAGCAGGTTTCAAAGCTGTTCACGTTTGGTCCCATGTTCCGGTACGAGCGTCCGCAGAAGGGGCGCATGCGGCAGTTTCATCAGATCAACTGCGAATGTCTCGGCCCGCAGGAACCGTATGCAGACGCGGAAATAATCCTCATGCTGCTGATGTTCCTCAAGCGCATAGGTTTGTCCGGCCTTGAGCTGCAGATCAATTCACTGGGCTGCCGTGAGTGCCGTCCGCAGTATCATGCGGCACTCAGGGCGTTTCTGGCGTCGCTTGATACGGCAGAACTGTGTGAAGACTGCCGCAGGCGCATGGAAACAAACCCCCTGCGCGTGCTGGACTGCAAGGTGCCGCGCTGTAAAGAGCTGACAGCGGATGCTCCGGTGATACTCGACCATACCTGCGATGCCTGTTCGGAGCATCATTCCGTGGTGCTCGGCATGTTGGAGCGTGCCGGTGTGGTGTATACGGCAAACCCCCGTCTGGTGCGCGGTCTTGATTATTACAACCGCACCACATTTGAAGTGGTATGCGGCGAAATAGGTGCACAGTCTTCCGTTGCCGGTGGCGGCCGGTACGACGGTCTTGTGTCGCAGCTGGGCGGTCCCGATGTGCCGGGCATCGGCTTTGCGTGCGGTATGGAACGTCTGGCGCTGGCGCTGGAGCAGAAGGCGCAGCGCGAAGTGCCGCGTCCTGATTTTCTGGTGGCAGTGCTGGAACAGGACGGTCTTGAGCGCGGAATGATGCTGGCTGAGGCCCTGCGCGAAAGCGGGCTGAAAGGTGAAGTCAGCTTTGCCGCCCGCAGCATGAAAAGCCAGATGCGGCAGGCCGGAAAACGCAATGTACGCAAGGTGCTGCTGCTGGGCGGCAGCGAGATTGCCGACGGTACAGTTACCGTGAAAGACATGGACACCGGCGGGCAGACGACAATTTCCCTGGACGCAGCACCCGGTGCTGTGGCTGACTGA
- the aspS gene encoding aspartate--tRNA ligase translates to MSDQNLDIQQDHQKYVESLGDWARTNTCGELNANAIGSEVCLMGWVQFRRDHGGLIFIDLRDRSGLTQVVFSPDVSVDAHERAHVLRSEYVLAVRGTVRPRPEGMVNPNMKTGEVEVYVSEWKLLNTSKTPPFQVEDRVEASENLRLEYRYLDLRRPRLARNFQLRHRATQAIRNYLDQLNFLEVETPYLTKSTPEGARDFLVPSRMNQGEFYALPQSPQIFKQLLMVAGMDRYYQIVRCFRDEDLRADRQPEFTQVDIEMSFVDEERVQSMAEGLMARVFKETLGIDVALPFPRMPYDQAIAEYGLDKPDTRFDLRLKDVTDILRGSGFRLFAKAELVKAMRVPGGAVLSRKEIDDFTEFVKVYGAQGLAWIKIKEDEWQSPIAKFLSDDERAALTTELGLETGDIVFFQAASPDVVNNSLGYLRLKVADRFGLIPENSYNFLWVTDFPLFEYSPEDKRYVACHHPFTAPQVGHEELMVSDPAKARARAYDLVLNGNEVGGGSIRIHSREAQEHMFRALGFDPQEAEEQFGFLMQALELGAPPHGGIAFGMDRLVMLLAGSASIRDVIAFPKTQKATCLMTHAPDQVAAKQLRELGIRLREKQEA, encoded by the coding sequence ATGAGCGACCAGAATTTGGACATTCAGCAGGATCACCAGAAATATGTGGAGTCTCTTGGCGATTGGGCGCGCACCAATACGTGCGGTGAGCTGAATGCCAATGCCATCGGGTCCGAAGTGTGCCTGATGGGCTGGGTTCAGTTTCGCCGTGACCACGGCGGCCTTATTTTTATCGATCTGCGCGACCGCAGCGGCCTGACACAGGTTGTGTTCAGCCCCGATGTCAGCGTGGACGCGCATGAGCGCGCTCACGTGCTGCGTTCCGAATACGTGCTGGCCGTGCGCGGCACTGTGCGTCCCCGCCCTGAAGGCATGGTGAACCCCAATATGAAGACGGGTGAAGTGGAAGTGTATGTTTCCGAGTGGAAACTGCTGAACACCTCCAAGACTCCTCCGTTTCAGGTGGAAGACCGCGTTGAGGCCAGCGAAAACCTGCGCCTTGAATACCGCTATCTCGACCTGCGCCGTCCGCGGCTTGCCCGCAACTTCCAGCTGCGCCACCGTGCCACGCAGGCTATCCGCAACTATCTTGACCAGCTGAACTTTCTGGAAGTGGAAACCCCGTATCTCACCAAATCCACTCCTGAAGGTGCCCGTGATTTTCTGGTGCCCAGCCGTATGAATCAGGGAGAATTTTACGCGCTGCCGCAGTCTCCGCAGATTTTCAAGCAGCTTCTGATGGTGGCCGGTATGGACCGCTATTATCAGATTGTGCGCTGTTTCCGCGACGAAGACCTGCGTGCCGACCGTCAGCCCGAGTTCACTCAGGTGGATATCGAGATGAGCTTTGTGGACGAAGAACGCGTGCAGTCCATGGCGGAAGGATTGATGGCGAGGGTTTTCAAGGAGACTCTGGGCATTGATGTGGCGCTGCCTTTCCCGCGTATGCCGTACGATCAGGCCATTGCCGAATATGGTCTGGACAAGCCTGACACCCGCTTTGATCTGCGCCTCAAGGATGTGACGGATATCCTGCGCGGTTCCGGATTCCGGCTGTTTGCCAAGGCGGAACTGGTCAAAGCCATGCGTGTGCCCGGCGGTGCCGTGCTTTCGCGCAAGGAAATTGACGACTTCACCGAGTTTGTGAAGGTTTACGGTGCGCAGGGGCTTGCGTGGATAAAGATTAAGGAAGACGAATGGCAGTCGCCCATTGCCAAGTTCCTTTCCGATGACGAGCGCGCCGCACTTACTACGGAACTGGGGCTGGAAACGGGCGATATCGTGTTCTTTCAGGCTGCTTCGCCCGACGTGGTCAATAACTCGCTGGGATACCTGCGCCTCAAGGTGGCCGACAGGTTCGGGCTTATTCCCGAAAACAGCTACAATTTCCTGTGGGTGACTGATTTTCCCCTGTTTGAATACTCGCCCGAAGATAAGCGCTATGTAGCCTGCCACCATCCTTTCACTGCGCCTCAGGTAGGCCACGAAGAACTGATGGTCAGCGATCCGGCCAAAGCCCGCGCCCGTGCATATGACCTTGTGCTCAACGGTAACGAAGTGGGCGGCGGATCCATACGCATCCACAGTCGCGAAGCACAGGAACATATGTTCCGCGCTCTGGGCTTTGATCCGCAGGAAGCCGAGGAACAGTTCGGTTTTCTCATGCAGGCGCTGGAACTGGGCGCACCGCCTCATGGCGGCATAGCCTTCGGCATGGACCGTCTGGTCATGCTGCTGGCGGGCTCCGCATCCATCCGCGATGTCATAGCCTTCCCGAAAACACAGAAGGCAACCTGTCTGATGACGCATGCCCCTGATCAGGTAGCGGCAAAACAGCTGCGCGAGCTTGGCATCAGACTACGTGAAAAACAGGAAGCGTAA
- the def gene encoding peptide deformylase, translated as MIREILTYPDRRLAIECEEIEEITDEIRQLAADMAETMYDADGIGLAAPQVGATCRLIVVDVSGPEAREDLRTYINPRLELLEGKVDTEEGCLSVPALRSKVTRTEKVRLHATDLDGNAVCIDADGLLSICLQHEIDHLDGTLFIDKISRLKRSLYDNKVKKWQKRAKN; from the coding sequence ATGATTCGAGAAATTCTGACATACCCCGACAGACGCCTTGCCATCGAATGCGAGGAAATTGAAGAGATAACAGACGAGATACGTCAGCTGGCAGCCGATATGGCTGAAACCATGTATGACGCAGACGGTATCGGTCTGGCTGCGCCGCAGGTGGGTGCCACCTGCCGGCTTATTGTGGTCGATGTTTCCGGCCCGGAGGCGCGCGAGGACCTGCGGACATACATTAATCCGCGTCTTGAGCTGCTGGAGGGCAAGGTTGATACCGAAGAGGGCTGCCTGTCCGTGCCTGCACTGCGCAGCAAGGTAACCCGTACTGAAAAGGTACGTCTGCACGCCACCGACCTTGACGGCAACGCCGTGTGCATTGACGCCGACGGACTGCTTTCCATCTGTCTGCAGCACGAAATAGACCATCTGGACGGTACGCTGTTTATCGACAAGATAAGCCGCCTTAAGCGTTCACTCTATGACAACAAAGTGAAAAAATGGCAGAAGCGCGCGAAAAACTGA
- the fmt gene encoding methionyl-tRNA formyltransferase produces the protein MAEAREKLKIVYMGTPDFAATVLSHLLAWEDAEVLAVYTQPDRPCGRGLECRPSAVKSLALEHGLPVFQPLNFKAEEDVRQLAALQPDVLVVAAYGLILPQCVLDIAPRGAVNVHASLLPRYRGAAPIQRAIMNGDAVTGVTIMQMEAGLDSGPMLLQRATGIGITDTAATMHDELADLGGRLLVEALGRMMKGELVPMEQNHEAATHAPKLTKADGEIVWNRPAREVDAHIRGVHPWPGAFFALRREGHKTLRVGIEPGCTGDAVPEGVKPGTVTGMAGDRLAIACADRLYLVSSLRPASRKPMTASAFYCGYLAECTLAECVGLDEC, from the coding sequence ATGGCAGAAGCGCGCGAAAAACTGAAAATAGTCTACATGGGCACGCCGGATTTTGCGGCGACGGTACTTTCTCATCTGCTTGCGTGGGAAGACGCCGAGGTGCTTGCTGTGTACACGCAGCCCGACAGGCCCTGCGGCCGCGGGCTGGAATGCCGTCCTTCCGCTGTGAAATCGCTGGCTCTGGAACACGGCCTGCCTGTATTCCAGCCGCTTAATTTCAAGGCCGAAGAAGATGTGCGTCAGCTTGCCGCGCTGCAGCCTGATGTGCTTGTGGTAGCTGCATACGGGCTTATTCTGCCGCAGTGCGTTCTTGATATAGCACCGCGGGGTGCGGTGAACGTGCACGCCTCGTTACTGCCGCGGTACCGCGGTGCCGCCCCTATTCAGCGGGCCATCATGAACGGTGACGCCGTGACAGGTGTGACCATAATGCAGATGGAGGCCGGTCTGGACAGCGGGCCCATGCTGCTGCAGAGGGCTACCGGCATAGGTATTACCGATACGGCGGCAACTATGCATGACGAACTGGCCGATCTGGGCGGCAGGCTGCTGGTAGAAGCGCTGGGGCGGATGATGAAAGGCGAACTGGTGCCCATGGAACAGAACCATGAGGCTGCCACCCACGCTCCCAAACTGACCAAGGCCGACGGTGAAATTGTATGGAACCGTCCTGCCCGTGAAGTGGATGCTCATATCCGCGGGGTTCATCCGTGGCCGGGGGCTTTTTTTGCGCTGCGCCGCGAAGGGCATAAAACATTGCGCGTGGGTATAGAACCCGGCTGCACGGGTGATGCCGTGCCCGAAGGGGTCAAGCCCGGCACGGTGACAGGTATGGCAGGCGACAGGCTGGCCATTGCCTGTGCTGACAGGTTGTACCTTGTTTCTTCGCTGCGTCCTGCCAGCCGCAAGCCCATGACTGCTTCTGCTTTTTACTGCGGATATCTGGCCGAATGCACTCTGGCGGAGTGTGTCGGTCTGGATGAATGCTGA
- a CDS encoding DUF116 domain-containing protein translates to MNPTTPDRSDAASEAGPERYYGARKRLFIGLITGTSVILCTILLLVWAIPSIGLANIHPALPYVSGLFMLSLILLIAWAALGLVLNIVKGRPVLGTSRIRGLTIKLFLPLMVMLARFFGIPKEKVRHSFIRVNNELIRGETGRFNPDEILILTPHCLQNSNCPVRLTYNVDRCKRCGSCPIGDLIALRDHYGVSLAVATGGTIARRIVVQQRPRFIVAVACERDLTSGIQDTYPLPVYGVLNERPNGPCLDTLVPMQLMEVALRMFIHNPPPPLDLEAAIKAEAELKRGRS, encoded by the coding sequence ATGAATCCGACCACACCCGACCGCAGCGACGCTGCATCAGAAGCCGGACCGGAAAGGTATTACGGGGCCCGCAAGCGGCTGTTCATAGGGCTGATAACCGGCACTTCGGTTATTCTGTGCACCATTCTGTTGCTGGTATGGGCGATACCCTCCATCGGGCTTGCCAACATTCACCCTGCGCTGCCGTATGTTTCCGGCCTTTTCATGCTCTCGCTCATACTGCTTATCGCATGGGCGGCGCTGGGGCTTGTGCTGAACATAGTCAAAGGGCGTCCGGTGCTGGGTACCAGCCGCATCCGCGGCCTGACCATCAAGCTGTTTCTGCCGCTCATGGTCATGCTGGCCCGTTTTTTCGGTATTCCCAAAGAAAAAGTGCGTCACAGTTTCATCCGTGTGAACAACGAACTTATCAGAGGTGAAACAGGGCGCTTTAATCCCGATGAAATTCTGATACTTACCCCGCACTGTCTGCAGAACAGCAACTGTCCCGTGCGGCTTACGTATAACGTTGACCGCTGTAAACGCTGCGGTTCATGCCCCATAGGCGACCTGATAGCTCTGCGCGATCATTACGGAGTGTCGCTGGCAGTGGCCACGGGCGGCACCATAGCGCGCCGCATTGTGGTGCAGCAGCGTCCCAGATTCATTGTTGCCGTCGCATGCGAGCGCGACCTTACATCCGGTATTCAGGATACATATCCTCTGCCGGTATACGGTGTTCTTAACGAACGCCCCAACGGCCCGTGCCTTGATACGCTCGTGCCCATGCAGCTTATGGAAGTTGCGCTCCGCATGTTTATCCATAATCCTCCTCCTCCGCTCGACCTTGAAGCTGCCATAAAAGCCGAGGCTGAACTTAAACGAGGCCGTTCATGA
- a CDS encoding transcription antitermination factor NusB, with the protein MKKQSPRRGGVATLPPARGAALEILRDVLDKKREAQSVLDSYLKDNRLSPQDAALCTELVYGYLRSEIRISWLIRRFLKPDSRLPAELLLTMGISVYEILYLQRVPVYASVDWAVSYVRSRFGTGLSRLANAVLRSIDRLGDAPLQSGWYRETLQAEGVDTAGYLSVWYAAPRWVVDMWIEAYGEERAEQYLAGSSRHAPAGVRINLRHPEGPQTHARLTAHPSCIGHSAAGLLFASDSRPAELYVLQEEGIASSQSFAVQEVMDALRPETWEGPVWDCCCGRGGKTCSLLERGVDVCAASDPSEKRLKGLRTELERLGLPDVPLFAAPASQVPEGIAPRAVLADVPCSGLGTLSRRPDIRQHRTPYSMARLVTLQSEILDNVWQVLPAGGLLAYITCTLNPEENELQIARFMERSQAQLMLEWTTPPDSPACEYFYAALLRKA; encoded by the coding sequence ATGAAAAAACAGTCCCCTCGCCGTGGCGGTGTTGCAACACTTCCTCCGGCACGAGGTGCCGCTCTGGAAATATTGCGCGATGTGCTTGATAAAAAGCGTGAAGCACAGAGTGTGCTGGACAGTTACCTTAAAGACAACAGATTAAGCCCTCAGGATGCCGCTCTGTGCACGGAGCTTGTGTATGGATACCTGAGGTCGGAAATCAGAATTTCGTGGCTTATACGCCGTTTTTTAAAGCCGGATTCACGGCTGCCCGCGGAGCTTTTGCTGACAATGGGTATTTCTGTGTATGAAATACTGTATTTACAGCGTGTTCCTGTATATGCGTCGGTGGACTGGGCTGTTTCGTATGTGCGTTCGCGGTTCGGAACAGGACTTTCGCGTCTGGCCAACGCTGTTTTGCGCAGCATCGACCGGCTGGGCGATGCTCCGCTGCAATCCGGCTGGTATCGTGAAACGCTGCAGGCCGAAGGCGTTGATACCGCAGGATACCTGTCGGTATGGTATGCCGCTCCGCGGTGGGTTGTTGATATGTGGATTGAAGCATATGGCGAGGAACGTGCTGAGCAGTATCTTGCCGGTTCATCACGTCACGCTCCTGCCGGGGTGCGCATCAACCTGCGGCATCCCGAAGGGCCGCAGACGCATGCCCGCCTGACCGCTCATCCTTCATGTATCGGGCACAGTGCCGCAGGATTGCTTTTTGCTTCCGACTCCCGCCCTGCCGAACTGTATGTTCTGCAGGAGGAGGGAATAGCTTCGTCGCAGTCTTTTGCCGTGCAGGAAGTTATGGACGCACTGCGTCCCGAAACATGGGAAGGCCCTGTGTGGGACTGCTGCTGCGGACGCGGCGGTAAAACATGTTCGCTGCTCGAACGGGGCGTGGATGTATGCGCAGCCAGTGATCCCAGTGAAAAACGTCTTAAAGGGCTGCGTACGGAGCTGGAGCGGCTGGGGCTGCCTGATGTTCCGTTGTTTGCTGCTCCCGCCTCGCAGGTTCCGGAGGGTATAGCTCCTCGTGCCGTGCTGGCTGATGTGCCCTGCTCCGGACTTGGTACGCTTTCACGCCGTCCCGACATACGGCAGCACCGCACTCCCTATTCCATGGCGCGGCTGGTTACGCTGCAGTCGGAAATTCTGGACAATGTCTGGCAGGTTCTGCCCGCAGGCGGCCTGCTTGCTTACATTACCTGTACTCTGAATCCCGAGGAAAACGAACTGCAGATAGCCCGGTTTATGGAGCGCAGCCAGGCACAGCTGATGCTGGAGTGGACGACTCCGCCCGACAGCCCTGCGTGTGAATATTTTTACGCGGCACTGCTGCGCAAAGCGTGA
- a CDS encoding DUF1992 domain-containing protein, with protein sequence MDCMQYIAEQRIKEAAENGELDDYEGKGKPLVHNDDPLMPPELRMAYKILKNSGFMPPEAQDLKEVHSIMELLDTCSDEQVRYRQMNKVQVLLARINRGRRYPVRLEELQEYYRKTVERVTVNGGS encoded by the coding sequence ATGGACTGCATGCAATATATAGCCGAGCAACGCATTAAAGAAGCGGCGGAAAATGGTGAGCTGGATGACTATGAAGGCAAAGGCAAGCCACTGGTGCACAATGATGACCCGCTGATGCCGCCGGAATTGCGCATGGCATACAAGATATTGAAAAACAGCGGATTTATGCCGCCGGAAGCGCAGGATTTGAAAGAAGTCCATTCCATAATGGAGCTGCTGGACACATGCAGCGACGAGCAGGTGCGCTACCGGCAGATGAATAAGGTACAGGTGCTTCTTGCCCGTATAAACCGCGGCCGCCGCTATCCGGTGCGGCTGGAAGAATTGCAGGAATACTACCGCAAAACCGTGGAAAGAGTGACGGTGAACGGCGGCAGCTGA
- a CDS encoding MlaD family protein, with product MLDRKHTTKEMVRAGLTITLGLAVLGLFIVAFGGHRFWEKLDTYHIRFLTVKDLSVGRPVKYAGINIGRVLDISVDKMDPGQVHVTIGVQQDFAVYQGTVASITQKGLVGDNYVLLSLKARPGQKLPVQSEIPADTSTSIFEAAASVGHLVQELHPKLVRIADSLDILLATINSQDMAGVTRNMNAVLHNAAQGIKTMTTEIQAVSGDARQGIREARNVMRTVQGSAHKADEALESTRLAMEAVRMQTETLGGMLTALSGRFEENMEYDQAQVEEILRNTRELTENLNLLSRSLRDRPWQIIFHPDESHEITR from the coding sequence ATGCTGGACAGAAAACATACAACAAAAGAGATGGTCAGAGCGGGCCTGACAATAACGCTGGGGCTCGCGGTGCTGGGGCTTTTCATTGTGGCTTTCGGCGGACACAGATTCTGGGAAAAGCTAGACACCTATCACATCAGATTTCTGACGGTGAAAGATCTTTCAGTGGGGCGGCCGGTAAAATATGCAGGTATCAACATCGGGCGTGTGCTAGATATTTCGGTGGATAAGATGGACCCGGGGCAGGTGCATGTGACCATCGGCGTGCAGCAGGATTTTGCCGTATATCAGGGCACAGTGGCCAGCATAACCCAAAAGGGACTGGTGGGAGATAACTACGTTCTGCTGAGCCTGAAAGCCCGGCCCGGACAAAAACTGCCGGTACAGAGCGAAATACCCGCAGATACCAGCACTTCGATCTTTGAAGCGGCTGCTTCCGTGGGGCATCTTGTTCAGGAGCTGCATCCCAAGCTGGTACGCATAGCCGACAGCCTTGATATACTGCTTGCCACGATAAACAGTCAGGACATGGCAGGAGTGACCCGGAACATGAATGCCGTGCTGCACAACGCAGCACAGGGCATAAAGACCATGACAACAGAAATACAGGCTGTAAGCGGCGATGCCAGACAGGGAATACGTGAAGCGCGCAACGTGATGCGCACAGTGCAGGGCAGCGCGCACAAAGCCGATGAAGCGCTGGAAAGCACTCGTCTGGCCATGGAAGCAGTACGGATGCAGACCGAAACGCTGGGCGGCATGCTGACGGCGCTTTCCGGCAGGTTTGAAGAAAACATGGAATACGATCAGGCACAGGTGGAAGAAATTTTACGCAACACGCGGGAACTGACAGAAAATCTCAATCTGCTTTCGCGCTCTCTGCGGGACAGACCATGGCAGATTATCTTTCATCCGGACGAATCACACGAAATAACGAGATAA
- a CDS encoding ABC transporter ATP-binding protein, translated as MHSSPSITLQDVDVGYPHNIVLHNLHLTIPAGKITVVLGGSGCGKSTLLRHILGLQLPRRGRIYIGQDDLCAMNSEQLYSYRRNMGVLFQGGALLGSLTVGENVALPLMEHTRLDDETIRTVVRLKLSLVGLDNVMDMLPAQLSGGMRKRAGLARALALDPGILLCDEPSAGLDPITAAEVDQLITDMHDSLQMTILVVTHDLDSLYRIAQHVIVLHAGRVLFTGKTDDLRKSQDRYIRQFLERRPDARKTPDWLL; from the coding sequence ATGCACTCTTCACCATCCATAACCCTGCAGGATGTCGATGTGGGCTACCCGCACAATATTGTGCTGCACAACCTGCATCTGACCATTCCGGCCGGCAAGATAACTGTTGTGCTGGGCGGTTCCGGTTGCGGAAAATCAACCTTACTGCGTCACATACTGGGGCTGCAGCTGCCCCGGCGCGGCCGGATATATATCGGGCAGGACGATCTGTGCGCCATGAACAGCGAGCAGCTGTACAGCTACCGGCGCAACATGGGGGTGCTGTTTCAGGGCGGCGCGTTGCTGGGGTCGCTGACAGTGGGCGAAAACGTGGCCCTGCCCCTGATGGAGCACACGCGTCTGGACGATGAAACCATACGCACTGTTGTGCGGCTCAAGCTGTCGCTGGTCGGGCTTGATAATGTAATGGACATGCTGCCTGCACAGCTTTCCGGAGGTATGCGCAAAAGGGCTGGTCTTGCCCGGGCACTGGCTCTGGATCCGGGAATTCTACTGTGTGACGAGCCATCTGCAGGGCTTGACCCCATAACGGCGGCAGAGGTGGATCAACTGATTACAGACATGCATGATTCACTGCAGATGACCATACTGGTGGTCACCCATGATCTGGACAGCCTGTACCGTATTGCACAGCATGTCATTGTGCTGCATGCGGGCAGGGTGCTGTTTACCGGCAAAACAGATGATCTGCGCAAGTCGCAGGACAGATACATCAGGCAATTTCTGGAACGCCGGCCGGATGCCAGAAAAACACCGGACTGGCTGCTGTAA
- a CDS encoding ABC transporter permease translates to MPREVQTFVWLINSLLSWPAQARRRQRVFYRRLMWHQLAETGTRSLGIVSVIAACTGMILALQAAQQLEKVGALSYVANMVSVTIVKELGPLLTAIILAGRSGAAFCAEISTMQIYEEIDALEVIGISPVRYLVVPKLCAMLIMLPVLTLWADLVGIISGGLFAALGLGLSFSGYLNQAVYFLGTGDVVSSVVKAAGFGTAITLICCWQGFMAQGGAADVGRRTTKAVVQSIFMVILLDLFFTAINYLAG, encoded by the coding sequence ATGCCGCGCGAGGTGCAGACATTCGTCTGGCTGATAAACAGTCTGTTGTCGTGGCCTGCACAGGCACGTCGCCGGCAGCGCGTTTTCTACCGGCGGCTGATGTGGCATCAGCTTGCCGAAACGGGCACAAGATCGCTGGGTATTGTTTCAGTTATCGCTGCCTGCACGGGTATGATTCTGGCGCTGCAGGCGGCGCAGCAGCTGGAAAAGGTGGGGGCGCTGAGCTATGTGGCTAACATGGTCAGCGTGACCATTGTCAAGGAACTGGGACCGCTGCTTACAGCCATCATTCTGGCAGGCCGTTCCGGAGCGGCATTCTGCGCCGAAATATCAACCATGCAGATATATGAAGAGATTGACGCGCTTGAGGTCATAGGCATCTCGCCTGTACGGTATCTTGTGGTGCCCAAGCTTTGTGCCATGCTGATCATGCTTCCTGTGCTTACACTGTGGGCAGACCTTGTGGGTATCATTTCCGGCGGTCTGTTCGCTGCGCTGGGGCTGGGGCTTTCATTCAGCGGGTACCTGAATCAGGCCGTGTATTTTCTGGGTACGGGCGATGTTGTTTCCAGCGTGGTCAAAGCCGCCGGTTTCGGTACAGCCATCACCCTGATATGTTGCTGGCAGGGATTCATGGCACAGGGTGGTGCGGCGGATGTGGGCAGACGCACCACCAAGGCTGTTGTGCAGTCAATATTCATGGTCATCCTGCTTGATCTGTTTTTTACAGCCATCAATTATCTGGCAGGATAG
- a CDS encoding STAS domain-containing protein has protein sequence MTVWQSSISDNGALILEGEIDYSVAAQVRAALHRHIESSGGAVVLDMEKVSYIDSTGLALLIELRRKLQEQSREIRISAASVRVRQLFELTQIAPIFGLRKDRAD, from the coding sequence ATGACAGTATGGCAAAGCAGCATTTCGGATAATGGGGCGCTTATTCTGGAAGGGGAAATTGACTACAGCGTTGCTGCGCAGGTGCGGGCAGCCTTGCACAGGCATATCGAGTCCTCCGGCGGGGCGGTAGTGCTGGACATGGAAAAGGTCAGTTACATAGACAGCACGGGGCTTGCGTTACTGATAGAACTGCGCAGGAAACTGCAGGAACAGTCCAGAGAAATACGCATAAGTGCAGCTTCGGTGCGCGTGCGGCAACTTTTTGAACTCACCCAGATAGCTCCGATTTTCGGTCTGCGGAAGGACAGGGCAGACTGA